A segment of the Crassostrea angulata isolate pt1a10 chromosome 10, ASM2561291v2, whole genome shotgun sequence genome:
TTAAGAATGAgtcttttggggtttttttttaaaaatactttttaaacaataataatcaTTCAGgaacttttaatatttaaaattaacaaaaggaTGACTGAGCTTTAGAATATGttgataaattataattttacaaaaaaatcaattttttagtaTTTTGGTGTTTAATCTATACAAAGATATGATTCAAAATGAATTGTTAACTTGTAGATTTATTTTGTCTTGACTGTGTGTAACTTTTCCCCTAATAAAATGGTTAAcgtatttgttttctttttatttttttatacgaCAACTCTTTGTAACACATGTGTAATACATTAGATGACAGTGGAGGATCCCGAGGGGTGGGGGTTATGGAGGTTGCCCCCTCCCATTCAAAATGCAAAAGAAAggaaaaagagagaaaatgaAAGACAAAAGGTGTGAAAAAGTGAGGTGAGGTAGGAAGACAGGGTTATACAACTTGTATTTTGTCAATTCCTTTGAAATTTAATAAGATACAGGTGATATAACAAAGCATTCTATGAACTAGacatgtaaaacatttatttaaaatctacATATTCGTTTAACATCGGCCAAAAATAGAAATATCAGCGAATATTTgatgttgaaaatataaattatgcaAAGTTGTTAGAAAACAAGACTTTTTGGCTTAAACTtcgaaataattaattttttgctTACTTGTCTTAAGCAGCCGATAATTAGTGATTTCTCGTTCAACGGGCTAGTTTTTGCAAATACAGAAAATGTGACAAACGACATTATATGAGTTTTTATCAAAAAAGGATACCAATGCAAATGCCGTACATTGACCAAATTGAGGGGTTTTGAAAAACCTCAACTCTGACAAATTCAAACATGTAGAACCTCTATGGAAACATCGTATCAGAATAAAGGCCACATTCTTATCAAATTTGAATCAACAGTATCAGGACGATTTCATATATTATAGACAGTTGTTATAAATGCAtgcattcttttattaaattattcttAGGCTTTATCACGATGCTtgcatgaaaaataaattccaaCAAAATAAAACCATTGATTGAATTTTAGTgaagaaatgttttattaacgTTAGGTGTATATCCtacaatataaaacaatagcCAATTTAAAGTCTTAAAGTTAATCCCGAAGGTCATAAATTTAACAAAGGTGAATATAAACAAGATGAGAAttgctttaagaaaaaaaattatttcaggatttttcaaagtaaatgattttttattccaCATCGTGATCTCACCCAACCGACGGTTAACAAAACAGTTTGGGAGAGGGAGGGGACAGGCCGTCTCCCCTCCTCCGTTGTTACCTGTATATCTTGTCACAACAACTTGTTAAATTATATCATCAGTTATTATATTTGTTTGGGACATTTTTGCTATGTGATAGGATTTAAGAGAGATCATAGATACTTGCTCCTACCTCTTCAACCAACAGTTGCAACCACCCATTCcgcaaaatgaaaaattaataaaaatagatACTTGATAAAATTTTGAGATAGCCTTTGCATCTATTGTAAACTGAaatttaatttatcaaattattaattcattatttatcataatactTTGTTcacatgattttgaaaaaatatcctttcttatcatttaattaaatacttttaaagCATAAAACGTCAAGTGTCATCTctcaaaattgtaaataatatggTTGAAGCAGCGTAAAGGAATACACTTCAATAGCAGCAACAAATTTTAAGATGTATGCGCCTTCAGTTGATTCCGAGTTACAAAGCCGAATTTGATAGATTTAACAAGAAATGTAATTTGAAATCTAAAGCAGCTGAATTGAAAAAGAAGGTAAAATACATGCAATGGCTGGTAATATTGCTCTCTGTGCATCGAGGGTCGTTATTCATTTAGCATAATGAGTTATATTAGGCCTGTGGAAATGAAACCTGGCATTTATCTAATGCAAAGGCCCTTGAAACGCGATCGTAGACGTAAATTGTCATACATATGTATGCAAATGCCTTGGCAATTTGATATCCATTTGAacgattttaacaaaatttatgcattttaaaaaaaatatagctcTATAATGATGAGCTATCAGAATTTAATGATACCTTGTTGAAGACATCtgcttaaaaatgatgaaaCATAACTTGAAATTAAACAGGTTAATATCATCTTAAATAACTTGTGAAGAGACTAAACagaatcgattttttttaaaattcagatgTTAAATTATCCTCTACCTGTTACTTTCACTTTAAGAATTGGGTTGCATCTTTTGGGATTTTAACCAAATAGCATACAGAAAGCATTTTGAACTGAAGATAGATCCTATATTCCTTATAGATCAAATACTTTACGTGAAAATTAATTTCAACATTACAGATGAAAAAATGAGCATTGTACTCCGTTCTCTTTGATTTTAAtatggtggggtttttttttaaaaagttctatAATTTATACTGTATATCTGACAAGTCGTCTTCAAATTCATAACTCGTATACGTACTTCAATTACCATTCACGGTGTGAGtgaaattaattgattaaagatGGCTACAGCTGTAACCATTAGCTTCTGAGTGAGATTTTgccttattcatttaaatttgattgattttgttttcatttgggGGTATGTGGATTTGTTGCAATTGGTGGATGGGGTAGAGTGGggcatatatatatacccatgtCGTCTCTTTTATCCTATAAAAACTAACTTGTAGATTATCATAACAATTACCGAGCATGAAATACTGtaaaattaacaactgtttATGTAATGCTACAAATTGTTTAGAAAAGATATACATGCAAGGAATAACTGGGAATGTGTGGCAGCCTGCTCCCTTTCCAAAATGTTTTATTGGCCGTCTTTCTCTTAAGTTTATTAGTACATCTTTACGTGTTTCAGATGTATATGACCATCATCCGATCAATACATATTCTGCAtgaattagattttaaaaatataaaaacattgaCAATCGATATCGGAGCGTATAATAGCGGTTTTAAAACACCTGTTACAGTTGACAGATGTCAACTCAAATTTCAGGTTATTCACAGAGCTCAAATTTCAGGTTATTCACAGAGTtggaaagattttttaaatatataaacgtCTGctgatatatttctttatttttatattttatttctttctttggGGTTGTTTACTTTCTATAATATTCTagtatttatacttttaaatggcatatatatatatattcaggtAAAGTTATATACTTTATGGCTGTTTTGTTTGCTTTGGGGCATTTTTTGTTAGCGgggatattattattatttcgatgaattactgaaaaaaaaatcactactTTCAGCCCTCCTATATAAAAAGTTAATTATTCAATTTCTATTTCACCGTTCTCACTTCACAAAATTAGGTTCCATTGATACTGTTTACTCAGTGTCATCTATGTTGTAGGTAGTTTTACtagttaaaatttgtttttacagtCAATCTGTTACAGCCAGTAAATGTGTAAATTGCATGCTATATTCCTATTAAAACCAAATATATCAGTATTGTTTTTCAACACAACACTCTTACTAATTAAAAGTTGGCAGTAGTAattccattaattttataaataccagAAGTATCAATATATCCATCAGACTTTCAGATACAGGGTGcgtcctctctctctctctctctctctctctctctctctctctctctctctctcctttttcCCCACTCTCTCTCTTCTTTGTTCCCACTAAAAATAATATGGTTTTTTTACAGATAAGAGATGTCTACGTATCGTTTTCTCAGAGTGATACTTCTCTTTTCGGCTATAATTTTTCAAGAGACAAATGCAACTGGTaagtaaatatgtttaaaacatattatctcAATGCGGTATTATTTTCCAATCTTTTATTTATCATGTTCTTAGATCAAACATTTGCTCTCTGTGCTGACCAAAGAGGTATGGTACGCTGTAAGAATggattaaaaatcaaaatagtgTCAGCTAACTACGGACGTACAGATGACCAGGTGTGTCCAGGTGGTAAAACAAATACACTCACCTGTCGATCAAAATCATCGGAAATCAGGGTCAGATGGAATTGCAACGGTTACGCAACTTGTCATCTACATGCCACAAGCAAACACTTCGGAAACCCTTGTGCAAATATTTCCAAATATTTGGAAATTAGTTACCGCTGTGTCAAACGCATTGACAATGATAAAAACGGTAGTTCCTATATAAACACATAAATATTCTccattttaacaattatttttataagataCGGAATGCACTATTTTTGGACGTTTTTTGTACTGTTACGTCAgattacattattatattaatgttttcttttagATAAACCAATTGTTGCCTTCAATGCATACACATCACAACATCTGGTCTTTAAGAGGAATACGCCAGTCAATGTTGTGTACGACAAATTATACTATAACTACGGAGACGCGTACAATCCTCAAAGCGGATTCTTCATAGCGCCATCTGCCGGGCTTTATATTTTCACTTGGGCAAGCGTTGTTGCGCCtagaaaaatatttgacacCGAAATACTGGTCAATGGAAAACGTACAGGATTAGGAAATTGCAACAATGAAAGCAGTTCTGGATATGAGAACTGCGCAAGCACGTTTCCTTTGGTCTTAAACGCAGGAGATAAAGTGAACATTCGAACAGTTGTTGCAAATTATCTGCATGGTGGAGGTTGGTCAAGTTTTAAAGGATGGAAAGCCTAATCAACttttaaacatatatgtttttttatcCCTTTATCTTGTTGAAATTTCCAGTTTTGCATGAGAAGGaatcaaaaaacaaattcataccctgtttattgattatttttttgttttgttaaaaaagacCTGATATTTCCATCTttgaaatttcaattaaaaaatacctACTCTTTGTTATACTTTTCAGTCGTTTCTTATATGATAGCTAGTTGATGTTGGCTTGGTATTTGTCCCAACGTCTAGAAGAACCAATTGCTTAACTCTTTTTGGTAACAAAAACTCCCTCTCTAAAGGAAATCATGGTTATTGCAACCTTTATCATTGAAGTGACGATACCACAAGTACATGCCATTGAATTTTATGTACGAGTTTACACTATTGCTGCAAATTGTTTATCATTCTTAACcaaaatatgcatgtacaacGTGAAAATGAGCAAGGAGCACAGTATGACTTCTAAAAAATTTTGAACCATTgcatcacataaaaaaaaactcagaCAAATTAAAAAAGTGGTGTCAGACCActattatgtataaaatatcaaagcGCCCTACACTTGTAATGAAAAGCTTGTGTATTTTCAGACAATTAATATTCGATTATAAACTacaacaaaatcaaattaacaaCACAACTCATAGGTATGAGCCAGACGAGTTTTGCGGACAGCTGTCCTTTAAAGATGATACATCATCAAAATCATGTGTACATAGATTgaacatataaatatacttcCCCATGATTAACGTTAAATTCCGCCCAGGAAAATccatagataaaatatttgaaaaactatGGAAACATGTGTCCGAACGCAAGCGTAAAGAACTTCTAGGGGCGAATATCGGAATTACACATACATTATTATCAATACTATTAAATATAATAGAGacattacaaattttttttaagaatctaAACTTTGTTCTCTGAGTGAAACTGGCTCTAGAATTAACCTAACTATTTAACACTAATCCTTTTTACCTGGCCTTCCTATGGCCGGACCATGTATTTCTACGCAAGTCTATTCGAACACGTATTCTCATACAGCGTTTTCCTGCTATCCTACGAAACGTGGGAAAACTTAATTAcactcatcgctacacaccccctatataaggccttGCTTTGCCGCATTCAGGTATTCCATTCACCTAAACAATGGATTTGTAGAAACGCGTGTCATAGCCAATTaacacaatacaaaaaaaaattccggatTGAGTTCGAATTTTAGAATATTCCACATTTTTAGATTCGGTTTTGTTATAAGAATTTTTGCGTGTGCACGAGCTGTTTAGATTTTTCCTAGTTCCTGTGCTGAGAAAAAATATGCTCTCTGGGTAAAAAACATTTGTTTCTATTTGTTTAACGTTAACCGTGTTTAAAAAAGATAGATGTGAGATCATTATTGACCATTGGCATGTACATTCAATGTATATCAGTACAAATATTGGTTTGCAACACAGGGCGATAATTCGTATTAGATACGATGAAAATATATTGTTGTGGAATCTACTTCGTAGTTGATTATCTAACTTTTAGCAGAgcaatactgtaaacgtattacatttggctgtatATTCTGTTGAGTATTGTTGGCAGATTACGGACTATCACTGAAAAATTAACAGTGTAATGATTAAGTGGGGATTCAGTTTTCATTTCCAAGAGAAAGTGATcccttttaaattaaattagcTGCCGGTACTAATATTACTTAATTTCAAAAGACTATTTTACTAtacaattcatgaaaaaaatatatgtttggaAGTCTCCCTacatattataatatatcataataaCAATTTTAGTAGTATTGAAATTCGTCCTTGCTATATATAccatttttatgttaatttcataaacaagtgtctacaaaaaataatttttgagatcGTTTCCATAACAATACAAGGTTGTGAACCTTTCTAATCCTTCGGGTGGACGACGAAAAACGCAAATTATCCTGTTAAATTTTTCTACCCACCTACATGTAACAACAAAAAAAGATATTCAGTTTATAAATGACGTGTTAACGTATTCTTCTGTATCTTGTTCATAATTCCGTTTGTCAACAGAACCTAAAATAATGAAACCTAAAATCTTACTGGCTTCCATTGTTGCCAAAATCAACATGATAGGTCGTTTTTTGTAACATTTAGTagccggtcagcagaggatgctcactcctcctcggcacctgatcctacctctatcctTTTGGAGGAGGTCCgcgttgctctgctttgaatttgtgttttgttttatggattttggAGATGGTCGACAGATTGTTGTtgtcattttatcattgaatttCAATGATCCAATGATATGAAAACTGCAACAGGTTATATTGTTTACGTAGCTCTGTTTAATATGTTGTCCAGCTATTgtacaaaaaaatctatttcaatTGTCGCACTAACTGGAAACAGACATAAGATTGCTAAATTGACTGAACAAGGTGTAATCATTTGAAAGAGAATATAAGTCATAGCTGCCTACGCTTggctttaaaaattgaaacaagtACTGGTTATTGAAATGTAATGAAAATCCATGttctaaaagtacatgtatacacccCACAGCGTTGTGGTTGAAAAATAAAGTTGTTAATTGCCCTTACTTAGCAATACCTACATTTGACtaatcacaggatgaatgaccatctttaagttctccttaaagatagcttaaagatgcttaaaggtagcttaaagacgatctttaagccacctttaagctatatgtgttgcttaaagatggcttaaagaaagcgtaaagatggcttaaaggcagcttaaagactatctttaagccacctttaagtcacctttaaggacaacttataggtccttaatgtccaaacttctttaagccacctttaagctacctataagccacctttaagccacctttaagccattaaaaaatcGTTTAATTCAATAGTGTGcgtaatttaccaacaaaatatattaactataagataatgatagaaaaggtattaaaacagtttttgttctagaaaataaaatgaaaaaaaataataatcaaaaaacACCCAAGACGaggattgaacccgggacccttcgTTTACCAGCATCACCTCTCTTCCTCTgagccacggcaacttacatatttaaggaggtttttatatcctatatatcagtggatattgaatcaatgtattcaATGTGTAATTTTTACTTGGAAAGATTTTGATAATTTGTAACTATCAATCatatcaaatttataaattacatgcatacatatatttagaatgaaatacggaacttgatcttcagtcaaaaaaaaaatattataccttaatggaaaccgttaggcttacttagtaaataaatttaaaccgagtagataaacgttcatctaattcatagctaaatgaaatgcaatgatgaagatgaaatcatttcttttattaaatgcattgaaactattagggtattagttctacgcaattttcccggttttcatgatcactGCAccgttccagtatgtttaaacatttaattgtatacatgatttttagactatcaattctataacaaataaaattaccaattacGGGTGaggtatttactgcatgtggcgaTTGCAAACGATGTTTACATATAcctgtacatacaattgtatgatgttcCAGGCTgggtatgtgacatatttactcttatacatatattaacccctatttatgatcaccagTACAGGAATTAAttagattttactcttacatacatgtatctttaatttgtagacgtaacatttttaaaacccagagttagtaaataatactttgaaaataaattacaaatgtaaataaactgttattcactagacttatcgaaTACACTTACATGCTAAgatttcaacgcctttagaaaccctgacttgcacctgggcacacgacacacctgttgtgtatatcttgtatattctgtgttagttccaagggttttcttaagttggacaaacaatagactctaattagatatacacaaacgaacaaaactatgtctcgacaaacaaagcagtaatatcctgcccgatataacaaaggcagttgagagtcttttcatctttaacatgtatctagcagatctagaattagacctagaaataattaaaattaaaaaaaaattacatacctTCATCCgattaataaattaaatcatgcagttttggttcattatttttattttgtttaataaccggatgaactgagagagagagagagagagagagagagagagagagatattatttcaccgattaatttataataggaaacaaacatacttaaatataatttcatgcacaaattta
Coding sequences within it:
- the LOC128168375 gene encoding uncharacterized protein LOC128168375 isoform X1, whose protein sequence is MSTYRFLRVILLFSAIIFQETNATDQTFALCADQRGMVRCKNGLKIKIVSANYGRTDDQVCPGGKTNTLTCRSKSSEIRVRWNCNGYATCHLHATSKHFGNPCANISKYLEISYRCVKRIDNDKNDKPIVAFNAYTSQHLVFKRNTPVNVVYDKLYYNYGDAYNPQSGFFIAPSAGLYIFTWASVVAPRKIFDTEILVNGKRTGLGNCNNESSSGYENCASTFPLVLNAGDKVNIRTVVANYLHGGGWSSFKGWKA